The sequence CCACGTGTGTATACCATTATACCAATTCCACTGAAAAAACAGAGCAACAAGACGAACCAAACCAGCAGCAACCACTTCAACAAATGCCATAACAAACGATCTCTGAGGAGACATCCCAGCAGTGGCAATAGACAGCAACGCCCCTTCAAGGTTACAAGGCACAATAAAAGCAGCAGACTTGATCCCCTTAAAAGCCTTCTTTGCAACTTCTTCAGCTTTCATCATCCCTGATGACTCTGCTATAATCCTAGACAGTTGCGGCCGCTTTTTCATCTCTACAAGAAGAAGTGAATATCAAAATCAGAgtggatgaaaaatcaaatccaattcaatcaaatcaagcaAATCTCACATGGAAAGTAAACAAATTTATTCACATTTTACCTTCTGTGAGACCAGGGGTGTCTGTGTCCGGAGGGAATATAAGAGAAACATGAATATCATGAGATATCACCTCTTGTTGCAGAGCTTCGGCCAACCCACGAAGCCCAAACTTGCTCGCAGAGTAAGCTGTGTAGCCGTAGATACCAACTTGACCAGCTTGGGAAGACATGAGAGCAATCGAACGGGGTATACTGTCTCCTTTCTTCATTTTGGGCAAAGCAGCTTTGATCATGTTGAAGCTGCCAATCAGATTTACGTCCACCATGAACTTCACCTCATCCAATCCCTGCTTCTCGAGTTCTTCAGGGACGAAGACCCCTTGGTTGACAATCAGCACATCAATGGGGTCTGCCTCCTCCACCGCTTTTGATACTGCATCGTAGTCACGAACGTCAGCAGAGAAGATCGACACGTCAATGCCCGTGGAGAGTTGGATGTTGTTCTTTGCTTCCTCGAGCTTGTCGACGGAGCGGGCGAGGATGGAGACTCGGGCACCCTCGGAGGCGGCGTGATGGGCCAATGCCAGCCCGATTCCGCTGGAACCTCCGGTGATAAACACGTGGCGGTTCTTGATTGGGATCTTGACAGAGCGGGGCCGGACTATGAGGTAGAGGATGAGAAGGAGAGCGAGTGGGggcaggaggaggaggaggagggcgAGGAAAGAGAGGTTGAAGTATGCCATTGACGGAGCTTTGAAAAGGTAGTGGAAATGAAGGCTGGTGATGTCTCAATCAAAGCTTCTGTGAAGTGCTTATCAATTGATATCCCCTCATCTATCTACACAtagaataattcaaattagagaaaGTCACAACGAGAAtacaattttgaaaaagaaaactgagCAACAATTGTATGAGAATCAACTTGGACAGAGGTTTTCATTCATTCAAATACAACTGACTTTGCATCTATgatgaattgaataaaaaaatcttttgattttctgttgaagaagaaatagaagCAAGTAAACCCTAGATGGATGGATGATGGATCCATTAACTAAATCAATCCATGAGTAAAAATGAAAGTCGAAGGAGGGAGGGAGGCTACAACCTACCTTTTTTAAACCCCAATCAATCGCCGCCAAATAGTTGAGTGAGATGCACCAAGCATGTCAACTGGtgtgatgagagagagagagagggcgaAGAAGATGACGATTTGGACACAggtttcttctttctattGGATTGGGATGCCATCTCAGTACTAACGATGTAGCagagccttttcttttttctttttttctgaaatCACTTTAATAAAGTCAAGTCAATGTTCCaaagagcaagtccagcatCAAGGCTGGACTCGGACTGGGGggtttggaaaaaaaaaagtgggttTTCAGCAGCAGAAGGCAGTCTGGGCAAGAGGTGGGGGTCACGAGACTGGGCTGGCTTGAGGTGGAGTTCGGCCTGAAAAAGCGCCCTAGGGCGGTGACGTCATGGCTGACACCAGGCTAGCGTCAGCCCTTCAgcgtttgaaattttttttaccgttggtaCGTGCAATGCACAAAAATTACCTTCCACGTGTCGGCCTATTAGCTCTCCgattctattttttctttcaatccaacggcagccaatttttctgcaataaaaaattgaaaaaaaattgaaatttttttaaaaaaatacacaaaaattgctgattttttttgtataaataccaaccaatactcttcacttttaacaccaaatcctcttacattttcttctccttctactattattcactttctcctcaatatttattcactttctactcaatattttttcactttcaagttgtatttttgtctatcatattatgggttcttctaatgaaaatggaggggcatggagcatgatggaagatgttagcttgtgtgaggcttgggtccaagttagtcattgtcccataacgggcaatgagattaaattttctcatatgtggaaaaaaaattcatcaagcattttgtgaaagggcaattggttctacacgtacagaaatggcattatccagtaggtggaaagttcttaataaagagttggcgaaatggagaaatgccttagcaaaagcgatggacaaccatcgaagcggagaaaaccttagcaatgaggtaaattatttgtcattttccttctattaatttctatgtcatattaatttttatttaaatgtttcttgcaatttatatattttgttaatatgtctctagttttttttttttttaatacatgttgcatttttttttaaatttattgaatttgcattagtttttttttacatgttgcattgccaatattttttaaagtttcttgcatttccatttaatttttttttttatagattatgcaagcacaaatgtggtttggtgctactgggcaagggaaaaaaagtttcaaccatacccattgttgggaggtggtgaagacttgtaagagattccaaattattccaaccggtccgacggtagtcttgaacgagactccacttcatgagacgccggcatcggattcacctatggattccccgatgagtcaagactcacccattgaaaaggagccaaggcctattgggaggaaggcggcaaaggcgaagagagggagtaattctagcaagaatgcatctaaatttttggaggaactttcaaagcaccaagccatgagaattgaaatggacttgaaacaacaagagcacgatatggctattcaactagaatatgcaaaagaaagggagtatgtacgcaaagaaagggagtatgtacgcgaacaaaacattgaaaaaaaaaaatcgggaaaccatggccatggatacaagccatatgtcccctgaaacaaaacaattttggaagctagaacgaagggatgttatgagaggaagactttttcgtgacgatggacctagcaacacggattggttaaatgatgaaaaccattaaaatagtttgcttgcctttcatgtcttagtttacttgcctttgatttcattgtattttttgttttgtttaattcatgtattttattttattagttgtattgcttttcttttagtgaataaagaaaatattcaacaaaaatcctttttattcaaaacattccatacataaaaaacaaaccacaaccaaagcataaaaaataaaacaaaccacaaccaaagcataaaaaataaacaaccacaaccaaagcataataaaataaaaacaacttcttcacttcattttattcaccttcatttccttcattgcctttcaccgtccataaatgctccatcaagtcaacttgacggtgttcatgaatataggacgattgcatctccgtgtagcgatcaatcatacggggcatAAAACTACCctctctaaccaacggttcatgctgcactgcttctccatttggccctactggtttttcataaattcgtgttagggccatgtccatgggatttggttcatacacgtcatcagcatcgtaatcatattcatcttccacaatcatgttatggaggatgatacaagtcatcattatactcctaagcacctcttcgtcaaatagacgtgccgcgcctctgataatagcccacctagcttgaaggataccaaagcacctctcaacatcttttctgtacccctcttgatagcgagcaaaaaaattttgcttatgggatcggggatgtggaattgttttcacaaatgttgtctACCTCGGGTATATNNNNNNNNNNNNNNNNNNNNNNNNNNNNNNNNNNNNNNNNNNNNNNNNNNNNNNNNNNNNNNNNNNNNNNNNNNNNNNNNNNNNNNNNNNNNNNNNNNNNaagccatttgctttgcctataaataggcattatatttgcttgtaatggaagatgaaatgagagaagatgaagggaaggaagaaagagggtgagtgtgtgaagagaaagagagcaaagagaaattctcctagagagaaaattaggtgagcatacatattgtaaacactagaGTTGTAACcatattatgttatgaatgaaaggttactgttgctgctctccgaggacgtaggcatagccgaacctcgttaaatgttgtgtctcatctactttacgtgcagctcaatattcgcacatatccccgttcattttataacacgttatcagcacgagaagctctcaggtataatttttgtgctgcactattatctatactactaaccattatgttgatgtaaggaagaaaagtagtgGAGAAGTTGTGGTCTGCTAGAGAGATTTACGAGCAAACCAACTGGAAGGATAAGCTCCCTGCCTcttactttttctattattttattatttctccaCACAATTTAATACTCATACTAACATCCAAAGCTAGTGAAGTTTGCAggtgaaaagaagaaaagccaacATGATTTGTCTAGCTTTCAAACTAATGAATCATGGTGTTGATAGGATTccacgaagaaaaaaaaaaaaaaaaggttggaaAAGCTTCCTGCAACTTTTAGAATTATTGCCTGAGGTCTTCTGACCATactaatatattatattcatatatatatatatagtaattcTATTATTAGCTTTAACGGACGGTTTCACCTTCTATATTTTTAGTGGTagtttttatccccacatttattttatttattgtatggtgtaggtttattacccatacaacaatatctatttaaaagggtggtgcgggtttatcgtccacgcctttacttttatttaaatgtatggagcagaattagtgcccatacaagcacatttgctttaccgcacatttaattttatttaaggtatggtgcgggattaacgtccatacaacaagcaatttaatttatgaatttactttaccgcacatttaattttatttaaggtatggtgcgggattaacgtccatacaacaagcaatttaatttatgaatttattttaccgcacatttacatttatttaaagtatggtgcgggtttatcgtccataccagtaatttatttaccagtaatttattttatggattaattgtgctgtatgatgagtttttttacagtatgcagatcaggaccagaagttccttgatcctcatcatacaattacatcaggacttgaagatccttgatgatgatattgatatgagagctggcagtctctccggtactatacttgtaaacaagagattggacttgaagatccttgatccttgacatgtaaataaggacctagagttccttgatgatgtaacagtactgtattggttaaaagtgccgtacacatgaataataactgtactggcaaaggTACTgcacacatgaatagatatgtattcatgacttgatgaatagtactattcacatgaatagtgacgtatgcataaatattaaccattttgggtaaaccgtcactatatacaaaaaggaacctgcagttccttaaactcatggatgagcaattaaatgagatgccagaagtttctcaaaatatggacaattatgtaaggacttgaagtcccgaaatatgtacagaaaattgtaaaaatgtccataccatgagaatatgtgattttggcccgaagttcaaaatctaacagtattgagaacctaaagttccaacaattaaatggacaacccttgaggtattattgcaaattgtggtacaccacatatttctttggcataagagaatgatgaatttaataaagttcgattctGTTATAatcacctcaaggaagaaatatattttgtgaatttcggttgttaaaaatacaccgtgaaatggataacatcagtataaacctcaaataatgaattgaggctccccacatattttgttatatctgggccggaagcccatggatccaaatatatgagagatcctgaacttgaagttgtgggtatatagtagttaatgttcttcactactatattgtgatattagcgtggcttttactcaatccatatttcatgtccatttgaaaagggcgaataaattctgagtttgtgtttagcccgGGCCAGAAGTtacgggctcacatgcattgaaatatgaaatttgggagagtcgatgtggttatttgaacctataaggcacaaggttccaaaccgtcattttgaaaagacgtaaaaaccacaggtgcaagtttaagaatgtgcgcaattattataacaggaaaggagcatataacagatagatttttccacctgcaatgaaggtgcaggccctgtaaaatctataaaattacattatgttctggaagcctctgaaggaagaggacggcgcctcttaagcttagccatgagcctctcgtggtctcccaaaattctttcatttgagacctgcagcatgtctagccttctcagtgtatcaacggagtacgaactcactagtttcaacaaggcattattctctcctttaagtttctcaacctcctgttgagactcatgaagcattctttgaagagacgaattttcagttgttagcctctgaacctcgtttgctctagcatgcaaacgatcagccatgttagaaacagaagcagcactctgaatgctaaaagccattgagtcatcaatagcctcttcctcagacctccctgtcaacagcatttcatccattggagtaatgaaattcctagctactatgacagcagtagcatcattcatcatcacagaatcattaactgtgagatgacgattttgggatacaaaggatggacgccaaacttttgcgtcactggttgttgtgggagcatcatttaaattgaaataatttgggcaggaagaagaggaagccattttaagaaggttttgaagaaagtcttacaaaaactaaagtttcagaaaatgaaggaagttgagttgaaacgcagttgctccaatcaagttttgcaaaggcaatatctataggcgaaaatgtggcaacatttccaggatcccaatatcttctcgaatccccatattatctttttctttcccagagtccaaaacttcacgtggcctctaataatgcctgtcggcactttcggcgttttcaagtattattttcaaagccgatcttgctttacggatttcacggagctactttttcaaaagtatcccgagaatctcgcattttttttcctatggttaatttgaaattcaccggttctacctattcattgtatttgtgtataaatgtgttactaacgaaattttctttgcagaagatatccagttttctccatacctagtgatgcgatatctacttgtttttcttatcagtaagcactcaatatgcccgagaagcaagactatctctgatcatccattcaggaagcaagactatccctgatcacgtttccgctacatcaggaaactgtgaaggcgaccttatgctctaatctcctgaggtccttctagactaggagaaatgagagcttgttgtttgctcccaccagcttccttccttgattgcttaccttaccttgcaatcaatatcacaatttttgtatcttttctttctttttataactctctgttcataagggattttatttctttagaatgaacatccgaagaaagaatccatgcagtgatcctaactttgagggttatttgtttttgacagagagaaaaattgtgacttttgctcttgcaggatataactagatcatcaagcgctactttatatttactgggccgatatgagcttgaatgatacttgagaaaagtttctcccacctaaggatgtaagcaatacttgtgttattttatgcttatatacttatttgatattttatcttgaaaggtaaccaaatggggagataagtccgttccaaaagaatggcttgtatgtatccatgaattattaatgcaaaattttacagattgcaagttggatacattgataatacactgcacagattaaagtcccataagaacaaaatatgggtatagcagtgatcaatatgatgcacgcctgttgcgtagcaaatgatgtggattgaagtcccgaaaggacaatcctttgacatgtcaatattgatattgtgcacgcctaatgcgttgcaaattgtatgggttaaagtcccagaaattaattgacatgtatgtattaatctgtggcatgcctgcagcatgacaaatatatgggttctaaatgttccaactccct comes from Prunus dulcis chromosome 6, ALMONDv2, whole genome shotgun sequence and encodes:
- the LOC117632941 gene encoding 3-dehydrosphinganine reductase TSC10A-like; the encoded protein is MAYFNLSFLALLLLLLPPLALLLILYLIVRPRSVKIPIKNRHVFITGGSSGIGLALAHHAASEGARVSILARSVDKLEEAKNNIQLSTGIDVSIFSADVRDYDAVSKAVEEADPIDVLIVNQGVFVPEELEKQGLDEVKFMVDVNLIGSFNMIKAALPKMKKGDSIPRSIALMSSQAGQVGIYGYTAYSASKFGLRGLAEALQQEVISHDIHVSLIFPPDTDTPGLTEEMKKRPQLSRIIAESSGMMKAEEVAKKAFKGIKSAAFIVPCNLEGALLSIATAGMSPQRSFVMAFVEVVAAGLVRLVALFFQWNWYNGIHTWHAQNKRA